A DNA window from Streptococcus parapneumoniae contains the following coding sequences:
- a CDS encoding LicD family protein, which translates to MQYLEKEEIKEIQLALLDYIDETCKKHDIPYFLSYGTMLGAIRHKGMIPWDDDIDISLYREDYERLLKIIEEEDHPRYKVLSYDTSSWYFHNFASILDTSTVIEDHVKYKRHDTSLFIDVFPIDRFTDLSIVDKSYKYVALRQLAYIKKSRAVHGDSKLKDFLRLCSWYALRVVNPRYFYKKIDQLVKNATTNSPQYEGGIGIGKEGMKEVFPVDTFKELILTEFEGRMLPVPKKYDQFLTQMYGDYMTPPSKEMQEWYSHSIKAYRKS; encoded by the coding sequence ATGCAATATTTAGAAAAAGAAGAAATTAAAGAAATTCAACTAGCCCTGCTAGACTATATTGATGAGACTTGTAAGAAACATGATATTCCTTATTTTCTAAGTTATGGAACCATGCTTGGAGCTATCCGCCACAAAGGTATGATTCCTTGGGATGATGATATTGATATTTCCCTTTATCGTGAAGATTACGAGCGTTTACTGAAGATTATTGAGGAAGAAGATCATCCACGTTATAAGGTTCTCTCCTACGACACTTCTTCTTGGTACTTCCATAATTTCGCATCGATTTTGGATACTTCTACAGTTATCGAAGACCATGTGAAGTACAAGCGTCATGACACCAGTCTCTTTATTGATGTCTTCCCAATTGATCGCTTTACAGACTTGAGCATTGTCGACAAGAGTTATAAGTATGTGGCCCTTCGTCAACTAGCTTATATCAAAAAATCACGCGCAGTTCACGGTGATAGCAAATTAAAAGATTTTCTAAGATTATGTAGCTGGTACGCCCTCCGAGTGGTCAATCCCCGTTACTTTTACAAGAAAATTGATCAGCTAGTCAAAAATGCTACAACCAACTCTCCTCAATATGAAGGAGGAATTGGGATCGGTAAGGAAGGAATGAAAGAAGTCTTCCCAGTTGATACCTTTAAAGAACTCATCTTAACTGAGTTTGAAGGTCGTATGTTGCCTGTGCCAAAAAAATATGACCAATTTTTAACCCAGATGTATGGGGATTATATGACACCACCATCAAAGGAAATGCAAGAATGGTATAGTCACAGTATTAAAGCTTATCGTAAAAGCTGA
- a CDS encoding LicD family protein yields MKQLTIEDAKQIELEILDYIDTLCKKHNINYIINYGTLIGAVRHQGFIPWDDDIDLSMPREDYQRFINIFQKEKSKYKLLSLETDKNYFNNFIKITDSTTKIIDTRNTKTYESGVFIDIFPMDRFDDPKVIDTCYKLESFKLLSFSKHKNIVYKDSLLKDWIRTAFWLLLRPVSPRYFAHKIEKEIQKYSRENGQYMAFIPSKFKEKEVFPSGTFDKTIDLPFENLSLPAPEKFDTILTQFYGDYMTLPPEEKRFYSHEFHAYKLED; encoded by the coding sequence ATGAAACAACTAACCATTGAAGATGCCAAACAAATTGAATTAGAAATTTTGGATTATATTGATACTCTCTGTAAAAAGCACAATATCAACTATATTATTAACTACGGAACTCTGATTGGGGCAGTTCGACATCAGGGCTTTATCCCTTGGGACGACGATATTGATTTATCCATGCCTCGAGAAGACTACCAACGATTTATTAACATCTTTCAAAAGGAAAAAAGTAAATACAAACTTTTATCCTTAGAAACGGATAAAAACTACTTTAATAACTTTATCAAAATAACCGACAGTACAACTAAAATAATCGATACTCGAAATACAAAAACCTATGAGTCAGGTGTTTTTATCGATATTTTCCCTATGGATCGCTTTGATGACCCTAAGGTCATTGATACTTGTTACAAACTGGAAAGCTTCAAACTTCTGTCTTTCAGTAAACATAAAAATATTGTCTATAAAGATAGCCTCTTAAAAGATTGGATACGAACAGCCTTTTGGTTGCTCCTTCGACCGGTTTCTCCTCGTTATTTCGCACATAAAATCGAGAAAGAAATTCAAAAATATAGCCGTGAGAATGGGCAGTATATGGCTTTTATCCCTTCTAAATTTAAGGAGAAGGAAGTCTTCCCAAGTGGTACTTTTGATAAAACAATCGATTTGCCCTTTGAGAATTTAAGCCTTCCCGCACCTGAAAAATTTGATACTATTTTGACGCAATTTTATGGAGATTATATGACCTTGCCACCTGAAGAAAAACGCTTCTACAGTCATGAATTTCATGCCTACAAATTGGAGGATTAG
- the tacF gene encoding type IV teichoic acid flippase TacF, protein MKSIKLNALSYMGIRVLNIIFPILTGTYVARVLDRTGYGYFNSVDTILSFFLPFATYGVYNYGLRAISNVKDNKKDLNRTFSSLFYLCIACTILTTAVYILAYPLFFTDNPIVKKVYLVMGIQLIAQIFSIEWVNEALENYSFLFYKTAFIRILMLVSIFLFVKNEHDIVVYTLVMSLSTLINYLISYFWIKREIKLVKIHISDFKPLFLPLTAMLVFANANMLFTFLDRLFLVKTGIDVNVSYYTMAQRIVTVIAGVVTGAIGVSVPRLSYYLGKGDKEAYVSLVNRGSRIFNFFIIPLSFGLMVLGPNAILLYGSEKYIGGGILTSLFAFRTIILALDTILGSQILFTNGYEKRITVYTVFAGLLNLGLNSLLFFNHIVAPEYYLLTTMLSEASLLVFYIIFIHRKQLIHLGHIFSYTIRYSLFSLSFVGIYFLINFLYPVDMVIHLPFLINTGLIVLLSAISYIGLLVFTKDSIFYEFLNHVLALKNKLKKS, encoded by the coding sequence ATGAAAAGTATAAAATTAAATGCTCTATCTTACATGGGAATTCGTGTCTTAAATATTATTTTTCCCATCCTAACTGGAACCTATGTCGCGCGTGTCTTGGACCGAACTGGCTATGGTTACTTCAACTCTGTCGACACTATTTTGTCATTTTTCTTGCCCTTTGCGACTTATGGGGTCTATAACTACGGTTTACGGGCCATCAGTAATGTCAAGGATAACAAAAAAGATCTGAATAGAACCTTCTCCAGTCTTTTTTATTTGTGCATTGCTTGTACGATTTTGACTACCGCTGTCTATATCCTTGCCTATCCTCTCTTCTTTACAGATAATCCAATCGTCAAAAAAGTCTACCTTGTTATGGGGATTCAACTCATTGCCCAGATTTTTTCAATCGAATGGGTCAATGAAGCTCTAGAAAATTACAGTTTTCTCTTTTACAAAACTGCCTTCATCCGTATCCTGATGCTGGTCTCTATTTTCTTATTTGTTAAAAATGAACACGATATTGTTGTCTATACACTTGTAATGAGTTTATCGACACTAATTAACTATCTGATTAGTTATTTTTGGATCAAAAGAGAGATCAAACTTGTTAAAATCCACATAAGTGATTTTAAACCGCTCTTTCTCCCTCTGACAGCCATGTTGGTCTTTGCCAATGCCAATATGCTCTTCACTTTTTTAGATCGCCTCTTCCTCGTTAAAACAGGGATTGATGTCAACGTTAGTTACTATACCATGGCTCAACGAATTGTGACCGTTATAGCTGGTGTTGTAACAGGAGCTATCGGAGTGAGTGTGCCTCGTCTCAGTTACTATTTGGGTAAAGGAGACAAAGAAGCCTATGTTTCTCTGGTTAATAGAGGTAGTCGAATCTTTAACTTCTTTATCATTCCTTTAAGTTTTGGGCTCATGGTTTTAGGACCAAATGCCATCCTCCTTTACGGTAGTGAAAAATATATCGGAGGCGGTATCTTAACCTCTCTCTTCGCTTTTCGTACGATTATCCTGGCACTAGATACCATTCTTGGTTCCCAAATTCTCTTTACAAACGGCTATGAAAAACGTATCACAGTCTATACAGTCTTTGCTGGGCTACTCAATTTGGGCTTAAATAGTCTCCTCTTTTTCAACCATATCGTGGCTCCTGAATACTATTTACTGACAACTATGTTATCAGAGGCCTCTCTACTTGTTTTCTATATCATTTTCATCCATAGGAAACAACTTATTCACTTAGGACATATCTTTAGCTATACTATTCGATACTCTCTCTTTTCACTTTCCTTTGTAGGAATTTATTTCCTGATTAATTTCTTGTATCCTGTGGATATGGTCATTCATTTGCCATTTTTGATTAATACTGGTTTGATTGTCTTGCTATCAGCCATCTCTTATATTGGTCTACTTGTCTTCACCAAAGATAGCATTTTCTATGAATTTTTAAACCATGTCCTAGCCTTAAAAAATAAACTCAAAAAATCTTAG
- a CDS encoding 2-C-methyl-D-erythritol 4-phosphate cytidylyltransferase, with the protein MIYAGILAGGTGTRMGISNLPKQFLELGDRPILIHTIEKFVLEPSIEKIVVGVHGDWVSHAEDLVDKYLPLHKERIIITKGGADRNTSIEKIIEAIDAYRPLTPEDIVVTHDSVRPFITLRMIQDNIQLAHNHDAVDTVVEAVDTIVESTNGQFITDIPNRAHLYQGQTPQTFRCKDFMDLYGSLSAEEKEILTDACKIFVIKGKDVALAKGEYSNLKITTVTDLKIAKSMIEKD; encoded by the coding sequence ATGATTTATGCAGGAATTCTTGCTGGTGGAACTGGCACACGCATGGGAATCAGTAACTTGCCAAAACAATTTTTAGAGCTAGGTGATCGACCTATTTTGATTCATACAATTGAAAAATTTGTCTTGGAACCAAGTATTGAAAAAATTGTGGTTGGGGTTCATGGAGACTGGGTTTCTCATGCAGAAGATCTTGTAGATAAATATCTGCCTCTTCATAAGGAACGTATCATCATTACAAAGGGTGGTGCTGACCGCAATACAAGTATTGAAAAAATCATTGAAGCTATCGATGCTTATCGTCCGCTTACTCCAGAGGACATCGTTGTTACCCACGATTCTGTTCGTCCATTCATTACGCTTCGCATGATTCAGGACAATATCCAACTTGCCCACAATCATGACGCAGTGGACACAGTGGTAGAAGCGGTTGATACTATCGTTGAAAGTACCAATGGTCAATTCATTACAGATATTCCAAATCGTGCTCACCTTTATCAAGGACAAACACCTCAAACATTCCGTTGCAAGGACTTCATGGACCTTTATGGCTCTCTTTCTGCTGAAGAGAAAGAAATCTTGACAGATGCATGTAAAATCTTTGTCATTAAAGGAAAAGATGTAGCCTTGGCCAAGGGTGAATACTCAAATCTGAAGATTACAACCGTAACAGATTTGAAGATTGCAAAAAGTATGATTGAGAAAGACTAG
- a CDS encoding ribitol-5-phosphate dehydrogenase, whose translation MINQIYQLTKPKFINVKYQEEAIDQENHILIRPNYMAVCHADQRYYQGKRDPKILNKKLPMAMIHESCGTVISDPTGTYEVGQKVVMIPNHPPMQSDEEFYENYMTGTHFLSSGFDGFMREFVSLPKDRVVAYDAIEDTVAAITEFVSVGMHAMNRLLTLAHSKRDRIAVIGDGSLAFVVANIINYTLPEAEIVVIGRHWEKLELFSFAKECYITDNIPEDLAFDHAFECCGGDGTGPAINDLIRYIRPQGTILMMGVSEYKVNLNTRDALEKGLLLVGSSRSGRIDFENAIQMMEVKKFANRLKNILYLEEPVREIKDIHRVFATDLNTAFKTVFKWEV comes from the coding sequence ATGATTAATCAAATTTATCAACTAACTAAGCCTAAGTTTATCAATGTCAAATATCAGGAAGAGGCTATTGACCAAGAGAATCATATCCTCATCCGCCCTAATTATATGGCGGTCTGTCATGCGGATCAGCGTTACTACCAAGGAAAACGTGATCCAAAGATTTTGAATAAAAAACTTCCAATGGCAATGATTCACGAGTCATGTGGAACCGTTATTTCTGACCCGACAGGAACCTACGAGGTTGGGCAAAAAGTTGTCATGATTCCCAATCATCCTCCTATGCAGAGTGATGAAGAATTCTATGAGAACTACATGACAGGGACTCATTTCTTGTCTAGTGGATTTGATGGCTTTATGAGAGAGTTTGTTTCTCTTCCTAAAGATCGTGTGGTGGCTTATGATGCTATTGAAGATACGGTTGCAGCCATTACAGAGTTTGTCAGTGTTGGCATGCATGCCATGAATCGCTTATTGACCCTTGCTCATAGCAAGCGGGACCGAATCGCCGTTATCGGAGATGGAAGTCTAGCATTTGTGGTTGCCAATATTATCAATTATACTTTGCCAGAAGCAGAGATTGTGGTTATTGGTCGTCATTGGGAAAAATTGGAACTTTTCTCTTTTGCCAAAGAATGCTATATTACTGATAATATTCCTGAAGATTTGGCCTTTGACCATGCTTTTGAGTGTTGTGGTGGTGATGGTACTGGACCGGCTATAAATGACCTGATTCGCTACATTCGTCCTCAGGGAACGATTCTCATGATGGGAGTTAGCGAATATAAAGTCAATCTCAATACTCGCGATGCCTTAGAAAAAGGCTTGCTCTTGGTTGGTTCCTCTCGTTCTGGTCGCATTGATTTTGAAAATGCCATCCAAATGATGGAAGTCAAGAAATTTGCCAATCGTCTTAAAAATATCCTTTATCTAGAAGAACCTGTAAGAGAAATTAAAGATATTCACCGTGTCTTTGCGACCGATTTAAACACAGCCTTTAAAACCGTGTTTAAGTGGGAAGTATAA
- the licA gene encoding choline kinase LicA has protein sequence MEKIIKEKISSLLSQEEEVLSVEQLGGMTNQNYLVKTTNKQYIVKFFGKGTEKLINRQDEKYNLELLKDLDLDVKNYLFDIEAGIKVNEYIESAITLDSTTIKTKFDKIAPILQTIHASGKELRGEFAPFEEIKKYESLIEEKIPYANYEAVREEVFSLEKRLADLGVDRKSCHIDLVPENFIESPQGRLYLIDWEYSSMNDPMWDLAALFLESEFTRQEEEDFLSHYESEQTPVSREKIAIYKILQDTIWSLWTVYKEEQGADFGDYGVSRYQRAVKGLASYGGSDEK, from the coding sequence GTGGAGAAAATCATTAAAGAGAAAATTTCTTCCTTACTTAGTCAAGAAGAGGAAGTCCTCAGTGTTGAACAACTGGGGGGAATGACCAATCAAAACTATTTGGTCAAAACAACAAATAAGCAATACATTGTTAAATTCTTTGGTAAAGGGACAGAAAAGCTTATCAATCGTCAAGATGAAAAGTACAATCTTGAACTACTAAAGGATTTAGACTTAGATGTAAAAAATTATCTTTTTGATATTGAAGCTGGTATCAAAGTAAATGAGTATATCGAATCTGCGATTACGCTTGATTCAACTACAATCAAGACCAAATTTGATAAAATTGCTCCAATATTACAAACTATTCATGCTTCTGGCAAGGAATTAAGAGGAGAATTTGCTCCTTTTGAAGAAATCAAAAAATACGAATCCTTGATTGAAGAGAAAATCCCTTATGCCAACTATGAAGCTGTTCGAGAAGAAGTCTTCTCCTTAGAGAAAAGACTGGCTGACTTAGGTGTTGACAGAAAATCTTGTCATATCGATTTGGTGCCTGAAAACTTTATAGAATCACCTCAAGGACGTCTATATCTGATTGACTGGGAATATTCATCAATGAATGATCCAATGTGGGATTTGGCAGCCCTCTTTTTAGAGTCCGAATTTACTCGTCAAGAGGAAGAAGACTTCTTGTCTCACTATGAGAGTGAGCAAACACCTGTCTCTCGTGAAAAGATTGCCATTTATAAAATTTTACAAGACACTATTTGGAGTCTATGGACTGTCTATAAGGAAGAGCAAGGTGCAGATTTTGGTGACTATGGTGTGAGTCGTTACCAAAGAGCTGTTAAAGGTTTGGCTTCTTATGGAGGTTCAGATGAAAAATAA
- a CDS encoding DMT family transporter — MKNKNGVSFGLLSGIFWGLGLTISAYIFSIFTDLSPFVVAAAHDFLSIFILLAFLLVKEGKVRLSIFLNIRNVSVIIGALLAGPIGMQANLYAVKYIGSSLASSVSAIYPAISVLLAFFFLKHKISKNTVFGIVLIIGGIIAQTYKVEQVNSFYIGILCALVCAIAWGSESVLSSFAMESELSEIEALLIRQVTSFLSYLVIVLFSHQSFAAVANGQLLGLMIVFAAFDMISYLAYYIAINRLQPAKATGLNVSYVVWTVLFAVVFLGAPLDMLTIITSLVVIAGVYIIIKE; from the coding sequence ATGAAAAATAAAAATGGAGTTTCTTTTGGTCTACTCTCAGGTATTTTCTGGGGTTTAGGTCTAACAATTAGTGCTTACATCTTTTCGATTTTTACAGATTTGTCACCCTTTGTAGTGGCTGCTGCTCATGATTTTTTGAGCATCTTTATCTTACTAGCTTTTCTTTTAGTGAAAGAAGGGAAAGTTCGCCTCTCAATTTTCTTAAATATTCGCAATGTTAGTGTTATCATCGGAGCCTTGCTAGCAGGCCCTATCGGTATGCAGGCCAATCTTTATGCGGTTAAGTATATCGGAAGTTCCTTGGCTTCATCAGTATCGGCTATTTACCCTGCGATTTCAGTTTTATTGGCTTTCTTCTTTTTGAAGCACAAGATTTCGAAAAATACTGTGTTTGGGATTGTCTTGATTATTGGAGGGATTATTGCTCAGACCTATAAGGTTGAACAGGTCAATTCCTTCTACATTGGGATTCTTTGTGCTTTGGTTTGTGCCATTGCATGGGGGAGTGAGAGTGTCCTTAGCTCCTTTGCCATGGAAAGTGAATTGAGTGAAATCGAAGCCCTCTTAATCCGTCAAGTAACTTCATTCTTGTCCTATCTTGTGATTGTGCTCTTCTCTCATCAGTCATTTGCTGCAGTGGCCAATGGACAATTGCTAGGTCTTATGATTGTCTTTGCAGCCTTTGATATGATTTCCTACTTGGCTTATTATATCGCTATCAATCGCTTGCAACCAGCCAAGGCTACAGGTCTTAACGTGAGTTATGTAGTTTGGACTGTCTTGTTTGCAGTTGTTTTCTTGGGTGCACCGCTAGATATGCTGACAATTATTACGTCACTTGTCGTTATTGCTGGAGTTTATATTATTATTAAAGAATAA
- a CDS encoding sugar phosphate nucleotidyltransferase, translating into MKAIILAAGLGTRLRPMTENTPKALVQVNQKPLIEYQIEFLKEKGIHDIIIIVGYLKEQFDYLKDKYGVRLVFNDRYADYNNFYSLYLVKEELANSYVIDADNYLFKNMFRNDLTRSTYFSVYREDCTNEWFLVYGDDYKVQDITVDSKAGRILSGVSFWDAPTAEKIVGFIDKAYASGEFVDLYWDNMVKDNIKELDVYVEELEGNSIYEIDSVQDYHKLEEILKNEN; encoded by the coding sequence GTGAAAGCCATTATCTTAGCAGCGGGATTGGGAACTCGCTTGCGTCCTATGACTGAAAATACCCCTAAAGCCTTGGTTCAGGTTAATCAAAAACCTTTGATTGAATACCAGATTGAGTTTCTCAAAGAAAAGGGAATCCATGATATCATCATCATTGTTGGTTACCTTAAAGAACAATTCGATTACTTAAAAGACAAATACGGTGTTCGCCTCGTTTTCAATGATAGATACGCTGACTACAATAACTTTTACTCTCTCTATCTTGTAAAAGAAGAATTGGCTAACAGCTATGTTATTGATGCAGATAACTACCTCTTTAAAAATATGTTCCGCAATGATTTGACACGTTCGACTTATTTTAGTGTTTATCGTGAAGATTGTACCAACGAATGGTTCTTGGTCTATGGAGACGACTACAAGGTTCAAGATATTACTGTTGATAGCAAGGCTGGTCGTATCCTTAGTGGTGTATCCTTCTGGGATGCTCCAACTGCAGAAAAGATTGTCGGCTTTATCGATAAGGCCTATGCAAGTGGTGAATTTGTTGATCTCTATTGGGACAATATGGTTAAGGATAATATCAAAGAGCTAGATGTCTATGTTGAAGAATTAGAAGGCAATAGCATCTATGAGATCGATAGTGTCCAAGACTATCATAAATTAGAAGAAATTCTTAAAAACGAAAATTAA
- a CDS encoding ISL3 family transposase, which translates to MEQLHFITKLLDIKDPNIQIMDVVNMDTHKEIIAKLDCEAPSCPECGSQMKKYDFQKPSKIPYLETTGMPTRILLRKRRFKCYHCSKMMVAETSLVKKNHQIPRIINQKIAQKLIEKSSMTDIAHQLAISTSTVIRKLNDFRFKSDFSYLPEIMSWDEYAFTKGKMSFIAQDFDKLNIITVLEGRTQAIIRNHFLRYDRAVRCQVKIITMDMFNPYYDLAKQLFPNAKIVLDRFHIVQHMSRAMSRMRVQIMNQFHRKSHEYKAIKRYWKLIQQDSRKLSYKRFYRPTFRMHLTNKEILDKLLSYSEDLKHHYHLYQLLLFHFQNKEPDKFFGLIEDNLKQVHPLFQTVFKTFLKDKEKIANALQLPYSNAKLEATNNLIKLIKRNAFGFRNFENFKKRIFIALNIKKERTKFVLSRA; encoded by the coding sequence ATGGAACAATTACATTTTATCACAAAATTACTAGACATTAAAGACCCTAATATCCAAATTATGGATGTTGTTAATATGGATACCCACAAAGAAATCATTGCTAAACTAGATTGTGAGGCCCCATCTTGCCCTGAGTGCGGAAGTCAAATGAAGAAATATGATTTTCAAAAACCTTCTAAAATTCCTTATCTTGAAACGACTGGTATGCCTACTAGAATTCTCCTTAGAAAGCGTCGATTCAAGTGCTATCACTGTTCAAAAATGATGGTCGCCGAAACCTCTCTCGTCAAGAAAAATCACCAAATCCCTCGTATTATCAACCAAAAAATTGCGCAAAAATTGATTGAAAAGTCTTCTATGACCGATATTGCTCATCAGCTGGCTATTTCAACTTCAACTGTCATTCGTAAGCTCAATGATTTCCGTTTTAAGTCTGATTTTTCTTACCTCCCTGAGATTATGTCCTGGGACGAGTACGCCTTTACAAAGGGAAAGATGAGCTTTATTGCGCAAGATTTTGACAAGCTCAATATCATCACTGTTCTTGAGGGTAGAACACAAGCTATCATCCGAAATCACTTTCTGCGCTACGATAGAGCCGTTCGTTGTCAGGTGAAAATCATTACTATGGATATGTTTAACCCCTACTATGACTTGGCTAAACAGCTTTTTCCAAACGCTAAAATCGTGTTGGATCGTTTCCATATTGTCCAACACATGAGCCGTGCTATGAGTCGTATGCGTGTCCAAATCATGAATCAGTTTCATCGAAAATCCCATGAATACAAGGCTATCAAACGCTACTGGAAACTCATCCAACAAGATAGTCGGAAACTCAGCTATAAACGTTTTTATCGCCCTACTTTTCGCATGCACTTGACGAATAAAGAAATTCTAGACAAGCTTTTGAGCTATTCAGAAGACTTGAAACATCACTACCATCTCTATCAACTCTTGCTTTTTCACTTTCAGAATAAGGAACCGGATAAATTTTTCGGGCTCATTGAGGACAATCTAAAGCAGGTTCATCCTCTTTTTCAGACTGTCTTTAAAACCTTCCTCAAGGATAAAGAGAAAATTGCCAACGCCCTTCAACTACCCTATTCCAACGCCAAACTGGAAGCCACCAATAATCTCATCAAACTTATCAAGCGCAATGCCTTTGGATTTCGGAACTTTGAAAACTTCAAAAAACGGATTTTTATCGCTCTGAATATCAAAAAAGAAAGGACGAAATTTGTCCTTTCTCGAGCTTAG
- a CDS encoding DUF1542 domain-containing protein has protein sequence MGQSENGLVNQEVFNAALEEYKKVAQLKNGVEKGSSDIPKSRKARSVDNSLKIGFGKGTTSVPQYSEETLRTLSTGEAFGNNLRITVKSFSGKTVRSITVNGLEGTGLSATGLTLTNGLGYVDLRGRMPVDRHGYTRVTVVATDSSGNTNQNTLTIARPLPDARITTTNKELEGKAETKPIISGTIGVKAEPGNTPDGAELMAYLVRGGSPNPYSYNNEAQGYHTIAKTRVTVSGTFNFVPPEYRDSKLGEGDVRVVVAYVHKGTDTVYSEGMKSGFSTNSVRATAPIDRDGAKQELQTKANEKKATINGIQHLTKEENAVKAAIESKEYDSTPQIDQAKIKIVLTRLRIALFPRLIV, from the coding sequence TTGGGGCAATCAGAAAATGGGCTTGTCAATCAGGAGGTCTTTAATGCTGCACTTGAGGAGTATAAAAAGGTAGCCCAATTAAAGAATGGTGTTGAAAAAGGTAGTAGCGACATTCCTAAATCTAGGAAAGCGAGATCCGTTGATAATTCCTTGAAAATAGGATTCGGTAAGGGTACAACTAGTGTTCCACAATATAGCGAAGAAACTCTACGAACGCTAAGTACAGGTGAAGCCTTTGGAAATAACCTCCGAATAACCGTCAAATCTTTCAGTGGTAAGACCGTTAGGAGTATTACAGTTAATGGTCTGGAAGGCACAGGACTATCAGCGACAGGATTAACTCTTACAAATGGATTGGGATATGTAGATTTGCGAGGAAGAATGCCGGTTGATAGGCATGGTTACACCAGAGTAACGGTTGTTGCGACAGATTCTTCAGGAAATACAAATCAGAATACACTAACTATTGCTAGACCTTTACCTGATGCGAGGATTACGACAACTAATAAGGAGTTAGAAGGTAAAGCCGAGACTAAGCCGATAATTTCGGGAACTATTGGTGTAAAAGCGGAACCTGGTAACACACCAGATGGCGCTGAGTTGATGGCTTATTTAGTACGTGGTGGTTCACCTAATCCTTATAGCTATAACAATGAGGCTCAGGGCTACCATACCATAGCAAAGACACGTGTCACCGTTTCTGGAACTTTTAATTTTGTTCCACCTGAATACCGAGATTCAAAACTTGGCGAAGGAGATGTCAGAGTAGTGGTTGCTTATGTCCATAAAGGGACAGATACTGTCTATTCTGAAGGAATGAAGTCTGGATTCTCGACAAATAGCGTTAGAGCTACAGCACCAATTGATAGGGATGGGGCTAAGCAAGAACTACAGACAAAAGCTAACGAGAAGAAGGCTACGATTAATGGTATCCAACATCTTACGAAAGAGGAGAATGCTGTGAAAGCAGCCATAGAGTCCAAAGAATACGATTCAACACCTCAAATTGACCAAGCCAAGATCAAAATAGTATTGACACGGCTAAGAATAGCGCTGTTTCCGAGATTAATTGTTTAA
- a CDS encoding DUF4231 domain-containing protein encodes MTPEEMYLTERLDVQIAHFLKKSVQHRRRYKVLKITEIVAGFLIAVFCAIPMPGDRYRLISVALSSLGLLCEGILNLYNAKEHWISYQKTAQLLEREKFLYQCQTEKYAGKTKAFALFVKTCEGLISEEINQWESIQSKEVATSAEAPGQKE; translated from the coding sequence ATGACGCCAGAAGAAATGTACCTGACAGAGCGATTAGATGTACAGATAGCTCATTTTTTAAAGAAAAGCGTTCAACATCGTAGACGCTATAAGGTATTAAAAATAACAGAAATTGTGGCAGGTTTCCTCATAGCTGTCTTTTGTGCTATTCCTATGCCAGGTGATCGCTACCGTTTGATTTCGGTTGCCTTGTCCAGTTTAGGCTTGCTGTGTGAAGGGATTCTCAATTTGTATAATGCCAAAGAACACTGGATTTCTTACCAAAAAACTGCGCAACTCCTGGAGAGAGAAAAATTCCTCTATCAATGTCAAACAGAGAAATATGCAGGAAAAACCAAGGCTTTTGCCCTATTTGTCAAGACATGCGAAGGTCTTATCTCAGAGGAAATCAACCAGTGGGAAAGTATCCAGTCAAAAGAAGTGGCAACTAGTGCAGAAGCTCCAGGGCAAAAAGAATAG